In Haliotis asinina isolate JCU_RB_2024 chromosome 15, JCU_Hal_asi_v2, whole genome shotgun sequence, the sequence ttatcagcgccttatgctgaaattaattcagcaggctaaaggttaaatGATACGGTGTCCTCCCAATACGACTACTCTCCAACTGGACTACTTCCCAACTCGACTACTGTTGAAATACTCATTTCAATTAGGCACCCTTTATAATAATGGACTCATTCCACTGACTTAGTTAAGTAAAgaacataacatttaaaaaaaaataattaaataaccaGGAAACAGGACGGATTGATAATCCTCACTTGTTTGATCAGCTATTTGTTTATACAAACATTAGTTTTATCTGATTGCATCTTTAaagttgtgtttgtgatgatcCTTAAAAGAACTGATCAAAGTATTcttgtataaacaaacaaacaagcttcAATGCAAAACAAAGGAGTAGTAGCAAGAGGTAGTAGAGAGTTAAATGTCTCAACGTCTCAGTTTTTCAAAACTTAACTATATAAGATTGGAATGGAAATTTCATGTTATAACTATGGCGAATGTTCAGAGAGCAGAGTTTGTGATATCACAGAGAGGAGCCCGGCAGGTTATACATCAGAGCTATAGATACAAGCTGAACCGCACTGGAGATACTGCAGTCTACTGGAGATGTGCTCAGACTGGATGCAAAGGACTGCACTTCCAAAGGACCTAGCATCGGTCAACATAGAGGGTTCCTGGACTAACACCAAAGACGGTCGCCGATTCCTGGTAGTTAACAGTGGCAGAGAAGACAAGATTCTTGTATTTGCGACGGATGAAACACTTGAGATGGCCCAACAAGCGAACATTCTGTATATGGATGGCACTTTCTATTCTTGTCCAGGACTGTGGCACCAGCTGTATGTCATCCACTCCATGGCCGGCGGCAAGATGTTTCCCCTCATGTTTTGCCTCTTACCAGACCGTCGCCGAGAGACTTACACTCGCTTGTTCCAGCAACTGAAAGAAGTTACCCAGGACAGAGTAGGAAGACCCCTCAGCCCAGACGTCATCCAGGTAGACTTCGAGTATCCTGTGCACCAGGCTATTCACGCAGAGTTTCCTACCACCGCAGTCCGAGGTTGTTATTTCCACTACTCCCAGTGTGTCTGGAGAAAGGTGCAGGACTTGGAACTTGTACGTGCCTATAAGGACAACCCTGAAGTTGGACGTTTGGTTCGCCGTGCTGCTGCACTGGCACTGTTGCCTGCAGGGAATGTCCAAGATGTGTGGGTGGACTGCATGAATGACGGCCCTATTGGTCATGCCAAGTGCGAGCAGTTTAAAGACTACATCGTGAACAACTGGGTGGACTTCGGTGCTAGATTCCCCATTGCTGTCTGGAACCACAACAACACTGAAGGGCCGAGAACAAACAACCACCTAGAGGGTTGGCACCATCACCTGAACCAAACTGTGCAGCGCTGTCATCCCAACATCTTCAgtttcatctccaccatcaaGTCCTTGGAATCCTCAAACAGAAGACTGCTTGCTCAGATGATGCATGGTGCCAACCCTCCACCCAGGAAGAGGAAGTATGTTCAACTGGACACTCGTCTGCAGAACCTGAAGACCCAGCTGCAGAACAACCAGAAGACACCCTTGGAGTTCGTGGACGCTGCAGGAAGATTGCTGAAATTAGACTGAACACTGTGCACATGATATACCTGTACCTAGCAACATTCAGTGATGACTATTTTGGCTATGCGACAAATTAAATGCGctatgtgataaatgtgtgataaatgtgtaatgtgttgtatgtaaaataaacatgagattACACGTGTGTTTATATTTTGGTTGAAAATGAACTGATCCAAGAGTCGCATGATAGGGGTGACAGGTAGTAATTAGAAATCAGTCGTCCATTAAGTTTGTGTATTTAATGAGTAGTCCAGTTGGAGAGTAGTCGTAATGGGAGGGAACCAatgatacactacatatatttaacatttgtttTGTGTGCGCCATATGTGACAGAAttgaattcaaataaataactgtttgtttgcttgccGTTGCTTGCCTTATGTTAAATGGAACTCGGCAAACATCTCATAGACTAGAAATACAATCACTCCAGGAAGTGGAAAACTGAGGTATAACAAATGCACCATGTAGAGAGACATGAAAGAACCTTTAGACTGGATACAGAGGAATATTGAAAACCAGTTAAACACTGCAGAGAGACGATTATTCCACATACAGGAGCAATCGGACCAGGTAGTGTAGCAGTTAATCCCGGCAGAGGAACAATCAGAAAGCCACATCGAAGAGCTGTCAAACCAGGAAAAGGTCTGATCATGAAAGTGGATTGTAAGACAACAGACGGTGAGTACAAATCTATGCGATCGAGAAATACCTTTTCCTGAGCTGTATCTGGTGGCTTTGTGGTCTGGACGACTGCTGGTGGTCCACGAAGGAGACTAGACAGCACAAATGCGCTAAAACCGTGACTTTGTGGGAATGAAAACTTTCAGATGATGAAAATGTGTCCGGATAACAGAGATTTACAAAGGTGTCTCGTTAATGGTGTGTCTTTGGGAACGAATAGACCCTACTGTGGCCGTTGAAGTTAAATCTGGTCCAACGCAACCGCCACTGTGCGTGTAAAAGATAGCTTCCGTAGTTTCTGATTATACTCCTCGCATGGTTCACTGAGGTATGCGCGATCTACGTATCCAGTAACGAATTACGTGTTTCATCCAATAATACCATGGAATGAGACATTCAATTATGCTCCCTCCAATAGCATACATGGGTATCACGCCCGAATACGCAGGACATTTCATTCATCACACGTATTCTGTCAACTCCCACATGGTTATCCATCCCTGTGTACAACGCATGCCCATCATGCTGATACACAATGGATACATTGTCCTTTCACTGAGAGTTTCTTCCCTCAATAAAATCCGcacaaacattaacattatcCCAGTATAATGTGACATTCTGGATACGTGACACGACTGTACACGACCCATTTTCAGCCCCTGACGTAACAATCAAAACTGTGACATATTTAGCGTCTCCTCATCAGATGATGACAAAGAAGGTGATGACTTCGATTTTTCGGAATTCAGAAGGACTATTTCTGGTGGACTGCCTTCG encodes:
- the LOC137266275 gene encoding uncharacterized protein, yielding MCSDWMQRTALPKDLASVNIEGSWTNTKDGRRFLVVNSGREDKILVFATDETLEMAQQANILYMDGTFYSCPGLWHQLYVIHSMAGGKMFPLMFCLLPDRRRETYTRLFQQLKEVTQDRVGRPLSPDVIQVDFEYPVHQAIHAEFPTTAVRGCYFHYSQCVWRKVQDLELVRAYKDNPEVGRLVRRAAALALLPAGNVQDVWVDCMNDGPIGHAKCEQFKDYIVNNWVDFGARFPIAVWNHNNTEGPRTNNHLEGWHHHLNQTVQRCHPNIFSFISTIKSLESSNRRLLAQMMHGANPPPRKRKYVQLDTRLQNLKTQLQNNQKTPLEFVDAAGRLLKLD